A genomic window from Algoriphagus sp. Y33 includes:
- a CDS encoding MaoC family dehydratase — MPPVIIGSFEEFEQHNGQSLGMSEYFHITQEQINIFAKATHDHQWIHTDPERAKAEGAFGNTIAHGYLTLSIVPHLWEQIVDVRNLKMMINYGIESLRFANPVLVDSEVRLVANLKNVANLRGTVKAEVEVKLEIKDQKKPAFTGVLIFLYHFQ; from the coding sequence ATGCCTCCTGTAATCATTGGTAGTTTTGAAGAGTTTGAGCAGCACAACGGACAGAGCCTTGGCATGTCTGAATATTTCCACATCACTCAGGAACAGATTAATATTTTCGCAAAAGCCACCCACGACCATCAATGGATTCACACAGATCCGGAGCGGGCAAAGGCGGAGGGAGCATTTGGAAACACCATTGCGCATGGTTACCTCACACTGAGTATTGTGCCGCATCTGTGGGAGCAGATCGTGGATGTGAGAAATCTGAAAATGATGATCAATTACGGGATTGAATCGCTGAGATTTGCCAATCCTGTACTGGTAGATAGTGAAGTGCGCTTAGTTGCAAACCTAAAAAATGTAGCAAACCTCAGAGGAACTGTCAAAGCAGAGGTAGAAGTAAAGCTTGAAATCAAGGACCAAAAGAAACCGGCCTTTACCGGTGTTTTGATATTCTTATATCATTTCCAATAA
- a CDS encoding DUF3857 domain-containing protein has translation MAFILDFYMLTLFAASLLFVGVQLPLDSIFKKDPVPIYSLLLESQRIEISESYEVFHTIERKFTILSPEGLAHAHTSVFYDKLNEIKTVEIEVTDPVSGKTLQKAKTRDMTDAAIYSSSSIFDDNRHKYFEVKSSKFPVQVNVKIETKSSSNFQLSDWVPVHRYNQKVSKSTLTVIYPEQIGLRYKALNLLGEKSEKTIENKVEVTWVETDLPVQTPDLEKEDDHKLLLAPVNFAMGDYVGRMEDWSGLAAWQYKLNEGRRNLPADFEAKIKEMVSDAGSDYEKIQILYEYLQKNYRYVSIQLGIGGWQSMSAMDVVKYAYGDCKGLTNLMQSMLKSVGVDSNYTLVYAGKDADDIETDLPSNQFNHVILQVPMKDGKSPVWLECTSNSLPAGFLGDFTKNRHVLVIDGQGGYLTKTPSYGSFDWNVIHSKNEVKIDESGNATIATRIKVDGNFAERMLMVKQYLDTRQQRDYFNRNSPVAGLIINQYEMNVDRKDSLLLADLSYDGFIQKFVQHTAKRMILKPFLGKVTDEMLVNNSLSQIDEYVIELPEVMDAENLSEITMLEEEGIKVSLKTSLEGRNLSVNREINLSISEDITDEDKTQLLKRINAIGSSSFYFIKDTSALRHD, from the coding sequence GTGGCATTTATTCTTGATTTCTATATGCTTACATTGTTTGCAGCTTCCCTCTTGTTCGTTGGAGTCCAACTTCCACTTGACTCCATTTTTAAGAAAGATCCGGTACCTATTTATTCTCTTCTTTTAGAAAGTCAGCGAATAGAAATTTCTGAGTCATATGAAGTATTCCATACAATCGAGCGCAAATTTACCATCCTTTCCCCTGAGGGATTAGCACATGCACATACATCTGTTTTCTACGACAAGCTGAATGAAATCAAAACTGTAGAAATAGAGGTAACTGATCCTGTCAGTGGCAAAACTCTCCAGAAAGCAAAGACAAGAGATATGACTGATGCGGCTATATATTCCAGCAGTAGCATCTTTGATGACAATAGACATAAGTATTTTGAAGTTAAAAGCAGCAAATTTCCCGTTCAAGTCAATGTCAAGATTGAAACGAAATCTTCAAGTAACTTCCAGTTGAGCGACTGGGTACCAGTGCACCGTTATAATCAAAAAGTATCGAAGTCCACACTCACGGTAATTTATCCGGAGCAGATTGGCTTACGCTACAAAGCCTTGAATTTGCTGGGAGAGAAATCTGAAAAGACCATTGAAAACAAAGTTGAAGTCACCTGGGTAGAAACTGATCTGCCAGTCCAGACACCTGACTTAGAAAAGGAAGATGACCACAAATTATTATTGGCTCCTGTAAATTTTGCTATGGGGGATTATGTGGGTAGGATGGAAGATTGGTCGGGGCTTGCTGCATGGCAGTACAAACTTAATGAGGGGAGAAGAAATCTTCCCGCGGATTTTGAAGCAAAAATTAAGGAGATGGTGAGTGATGCAGGTAGTGACTATGAGAAGATTCAAATCCTGTACGAATATCTGCAGAAGAATTACCGATATGTTAGCATTCAGTTGGGAATTGGCGGATGGCAATCCATGTCGGCAATGGATGTGGTGAAATATGCTTACGGAGATTGTAAGGGATTGACAAATCTGATGCAGTCTATGCTGAAGTCCGTGGGAGTCGACTCCAATTACACACTAGTCTATGCGGGTAAGGATGCAGATGATATCGAAACGGACCTTCCTTCCAATCAATTCAATCATGTGATCCTGCAGGTGCCCATGAAGGATGGTAAAAGTCCGGTTTGGCTCGAGTGCACGTCCAATTCCCTTCCAGCAGGTTTTCTCGGAGACTTCACGAAGAATAGGCACGTGCTGGTTATCGATGGCCAAGGAGGATATCTGACCAAAACCCCATCTTATGGTTCGTTTGATTGGAATGTAATCCATAGTAAAAATGAGGTTAAAATAGACGAGTCGGGAAATGCCACTATTGCGACAAGAATCAAAGTTGATGGCAATTTTGCCGAAAGGATGTTGATGGTTAAGCAATACCTTGACACCAGGCAACAACGCGATTATTTCAACCGAAATTCTCCGGTGGCAGGATTGATTATCAACCAATACGAGATGAATGTAGACCGTAAAGACTCGCTTTTATTAGCGGATCTTAGCTATGACGGGTTTATTCAGAAATTTGTACAACATACTGCTAAGCGAATGATTCTAAAGCCCTTCCTTGGAAAGGTGACAGATGAAATGCTAGTCAATAACTCTCTCAGTCAGATTGATGAATATGTCATCGAACTTCCTGAGGTGATGGATGCAGAGAATTTATCAGAAATTACTATGCTAGAGGAAGAAGGGATTAAGGTGTCTTTGAAAACATCCTTGGAAGGTAGAAATCTTAGCGTGAATAGAGAGATCAATCTTTCAATCAGTGAGGATATCACTGATGAAGATAAAACCCAGTTACTAAAACGGATTAATGCTATAGGCTCTTCCAGCTTCTATTTTATCAAAGACACATCAGCACTTAGACATGATTAA
- a CDS encoding DUF3857 domain-containing protein: MIKAILTFTFLLFASLVFSQSHKLGDFEENEISMSKVPYEPDAPAVILVSQGNSRFLSGLLETTYFVRLKILSEAGKEFADIRVRYFKGDDNIESINGVKAQTTNFINGKAETTKVSKEGIFDVDINDGYKEMRISFPNVQVGSIIEYQYKKTDKNLTFIDGWTFQNKLPTLFSKYEINMIPSLEYKTIGQGQNYSTKSEKTNDYNNYSWIIRDLRSLKEEPYMKNYRDYIDRIEFQLARYQGSSTYGTVWKDVLNTWEVLGNDVISIYTQKGYYRSNPIEKEFLDVDLKGQTQLETAQKAYYYLRDNFRIEGEDWIYPEQNLNQLLKTKVGSPAELMLTLMGVLKSVGIICEPVLIGSKGYGRSDLVPFPFLNQFDEILLLTELDGESQFLDLSQSNAPFGYLDLDKHVAAGLNLKKDKSKLVPIDIQHNSNSIYFGQVKMNEAGELVMESSHRNYHYRGLGMAQQIEGIQKRNETLDKLFDEEEDVKFENFKVDNFLIEKDFVTLSFEMKFPEIIDQDMILFSPLKFSSFSENPFTQEYRMFPVDFGYAFSETYNTVVTVPEGYEIDDYPLEAGYTINGGYVVFVYSPTLINDNLKISAKLKVNTPLIPASEYENLKYFMESVASKLSEPVILKKKLTL; this comes from the coding sequence ATGATTAAAGCTATATTGACCTTTACTTTTTTACTCTTTGCCTCACTTGTTTTTTCTCAATCCCACAAACTGGGAGATTTTGAGGAAAATGAAATTTCCATGTCAAAGGTGCCCTATGAGCCGGATGCTCCTGCTGTGATATTAGTATCTCAAGGCAATTCCAGATTCTTATCCGGATTACTGGAGACTACCTATTTTGTTCGCTTGAAAATACTTTCTGAAGCAGGCAAGGAGTTTGCTGATATTCGGGTTCGGTATTTCAAGGGAGATGACAATATTGAAAGTATTAATGGGGTAAAGGCGCAAACTACTAATTTCATCAACGGAAAAGCCGAAACCACCAAGGTGTCAAAGGAGGGGATTTTTGATGTGGATATTAATGATGGCTACAAAGAGATGAGAATTTCTTTTCCAAATGTACAAGTAGGATCCATCATCGAATACCAGTACAAAAAGACGGATAAAAATCTCACATTTATTGATGGATGGACATTCCAAAACAAATTGCCCACACTTTTTAGCAAGTATGAAATCAATATGATTCCGTCTTTGGAATACAAGACAATAGGACAAGGACAGAATTACTCTACTAAATCAGAAAAGACAAATGACTACAATAATTATAGTTGGATAATTCGGGATTTGCGTTCCCTCAAGGAGGAACCCTATATGAAAAATTATCGCGACTACATTGATCGGATAGAGTTTCAATTGGCACGATACCAAGGTTCTTCTACTTATGGAACGGTATGGAAGGACGTATTGAATACTTGGGAAGTACTCGGCAATGATGTGATCTCCATTTACACTCAAAAGGGATATTATAGAAGTAACCCGATTGAGAAAGAATTTCTGGATGTTGATTTGAAAGGACAAACACAGTTGGAGACCGCACAAAAAGCGTATTATTATTTGCGAGATAACTTTAGGATTGAAGGGGAGGATTGGATTTATCCTGAGCAGAACCTTAACCAGCTACTGAAAACTAAGGTGGGCAGTCCTGCTGAGCTTATGCTGACTCTTATGGGGGTACTAAAGTCCGTAGGGATCATTTGTGAACCTGTTTTGATTGGTAGTAAAGGTTATGGACGCAGCGATTTGGTTCCTTTTCCATTTCTTAACCAATTTGATGAAATACTATTGCTCACGGAACTGGATGGAGAGTCTCAATTTCTGGACTTGTCTCAATCAAATGCACCTTTTGGTTACTTGGATCTTGACAAGCATGTGGCTGCAGGACTGAATCTGAAGAAGGATAAAAGTAAGCTTGTACCTATTGATATTCAGCATAATTCCAACTCAATTTACTTTGGGCAGGTCAAAATGAATGAAGCGGGTGAATTGGTGATGGAGAGTTCTCACAGAAATTATCACTACAGAGGTCTCGGAATGGCTCAGCAGATTGAGGGAATACAAAAAAGAAATGAAACCCTTGATAAGCTGTTTGATGAAGAAGAGGACGTGAAATTCGAGAATTTTAAGGTTGATAATTTCCTGATCGAAAAGGATTTTGTCACGTTAAGTTTTGAAATGAAATTCCCTGAAATCATTGACCAAGACATGATTCTTTTTAGTCCACTTAAATTTTCATCTTTCTCCGAGAATCCCTTTACCCAAGAATACCGAATGTTTCCTGTAGATTTTGGATATGCATTTTCAGAGACATATAATACCGTGGTGACGGTTCCGGAAGGATATGAAATAGATGACTATCCCTTGGAAGCGGGCTATACGATAAATGGGGGATATGTTGTATTCGTATACTCACCTACATTGATCAACGATAACCTTAAAATCTCAGCTAAGCTAAAGGTGAATACCCCTCTCATTCCAGCCAGTGAATATGAAAATCTCAAGTATTTTATGGAAAGCGTGGCATCGAAACTTTCCGAACCTGTAATCTTAAAAAAGAAGCTTACCCTATGA
- the mtgA gene encoding monofunctional biosynthetic peptidoglycan transglycosylase, whose translation MKVVKRLWRLIWKTTLWFLIISVGLTVIYRFVPVPITPLMVIRVFEQTFDPDKEVRLRKDWVSLRAISKNAPQAVYAAEDQKFLAHRGFDFESMEKAWENNKKGKRVKGASTITQQTVKNVFLWPSRSYLRKGLEAYFTVLVELIWSKERIMEVYLNVIEMGDGIYGIEAASQIYFNKPASKLNRDQAALIAAVLPNPRRWSPAKPTSYIIGRQGWILRQMNNLSPIGMGI comes from the coding sequence ATGAAGGTTGTAAAGAGGCTTTGGCGTTTGATTTGGAAGACTACCCTATGGTTTTTGATTATTTCTGTGGGTTTGACAGTGATTTATCGTTTTGTGCCGGTGCCTATCACTCCACTGATGGTGATTAGGGTCTTTGAGCAGACATTTGATCCGGACAAAGAAGTTCGGTTGCGCAAAGATTGGGTCTCATTAAGAGCGATTTCGAAGAATGCCCCACAGGCTGTTTATGCCGCTGAGGATCAGAAATTCCTTGCGCATCGTGGGTTTGATTTTGAATCCATGGAGAAGGCCTGGGAGAATAATAAGAAGGGCAAACGCGTGAAGGGTGCTAGTACTATTACGCAACAGACTGTAAAGAATGTGTTTTTGTGGCCATCGCGGAGCTATTTAAGAAAGGGGCTTGAAGCATATTTTACTGTTTTGGTTGAATTAATCTGGTCCAAAGAGCGCATTATGGAAGTGTATCTGAATGTGATAGAAATGGGAGATGGAATCTATGGGATTGAAGCGGCTTCTCAGATATATTTTAATAAACCTGCCTCCAAGCTTAATCGTGATCAGGCTGCGTTAATCGCAGCGGTTCTTCCCAATCCACGACGGTGGTCACCCGCGAAGCCCACCTCTTATATAATTGGTCGCCAAGGCTGGATTCTCCGACAAATGAACAACCTGTCCCCGATCGGAATGGGGATTTAG
- a CDS encoding chloride channel protein, translating into MSNQTFILILSGIIGILSGLAAVILKQGVHSIQHFLTEGFYKEYANFLYIIYPLIGISAAYLIGRYIFKDAGGHGIPDILFTISKKQSIITRVKTYSRVFTSAITVGFGGSVGLEAPMLVTGSAIGSNVGSLVHLNAKKRTLLIGCGAAAAISSIFGAPIGGVIFAIEVILMEISTASFIPLLIASVTGSLTSMVLIGKDSVFNFKLTESFQASHMPYYLLLGIVCGLVSLYFSQAVRKTESLIEGLDSQALRILYGGAILGIMVFFLPPIYGEGYDTLNTLIEGNSSQLLEKSPFFSIIENPYLIIIFLAFIILVKPVAAAVTLSAGGSGGIFAPSLYVGGILGFLFAYSSNLFYFTIPLPLAHFTLVAMCGVMAGTQHAPLSAIFLIAEITGGYELFVPLMFVSAIAYVTKTAYQKDSIYMIQLKEKGRHLPESKDQELLELITITHVIERDLLPIHPDAKLKDLIGLVKISKRNIFPVVDEHKALRGIVTLDDIRDIMFDREKQEKILIRELMHSPPEILLATENMQKAMEKFELSGAWNLPVIEEGKYLGFVSKSRIFNAYRKRLIKQKQD; encoded by the coding sequence ATGAGCAACCAAACTTTTATCCTAATTCTCAGTGGGATAATCGGAATTCTTTCCGGTCTTGCAGCTGTGATTCTAAAACAGGGTGTACACTCAATCCAACATTTTCTTACGGAGGGATTTTATAAAGAGTACGCAAATTTTCTCTACATCATATATCCTCTTATTGGCATTTCAGCAGCATATCTGATTGGCAGATATATTTTCAAAGACGCAGGCGGACATGGGATTCCTGATATCCTGTTTACTATTTCAAAAAAACAGAGTATCATCACAAGAGTAAAGACGTATAGCCGTGTTTTTACTTCAGCCATAACAGTAGGTTTTGGAGGATCAGTAGGCCTTGAAGCACCCATGCTCGTAACCGGTTCAGCTATAGGCTCCAACGTGGGCTCTCTGGTGCACCTCAATGCGAAAAAACGTACACTATTGATTGGCTGCGGTGCTGCAGCGGCCATTTCTTCTATTTTCGGAGCACCTATCGGCGGAGTGATTTTCGCCATAGAGGTGATTCTGATGGAAATAAGCACGGCAAGCTTCATCCCGCTACTAATCGCCTCTGTCACGGGTTCCCTTACGTCCATGGTTCTTATCGGAAAAGACTCCGTGTTCAATTTCAAATTGACAGAGAGTTTCCAAGCTTCTCATATGCCCTATTACCTGCTCTTGGGAATTGTATGCGGATTAGTTTCCCTGTATTTCAGCCAAGCAGTAAGGAAGACAGAATCTCTTATAGAAGGACTTGACAGCCAGGCATTGCGGATACTTTACGGAGGGGCTATACTCGGAATAATGGTATTTTTTCTGCCGCCAATTTATGGCGAAGGCTATGATACGCTTAACACACTAATAGAAGGAAACTCAAGTCAATTGCTTGAAAAAAGCCCTTTTTTCTCCATCATTGAGAACCCTTATTTGATCATTATTTTCCTTGCATTTATTATACTGGTGAAGCCCGTTGCTGCTGCGGTAACTCTCAGCGCAGGAGGCAGCGGCGGTATTTTTGCCCCCTCCCTTTATGTAGGAGGCATATTGGGGTTTCTTTTTGCCTACTCAAGCAACCTTTTTTACTTTACGATTCCTCTTCCCTTGGCTCATTTTACCCTAGTTGCCATGTGCGGTGTGATGGCCGGTACCCAGCATGCACCCCTGTCAGCCATATTTCTAATAGCAGAAATCACAGGTGGTTATGAGTTATTCGTTCCCTTGATGTTTGTATCCGCAATCGCTTATGTGACTAAAACTGCCTATCAAAAAGACAGCATTTACATGATACAGTTGAAGGAAAAAGGAAGACATCTGCCAGAGTCCAAAGACCAGGAATTATTGGAACTCATTACTATTACCCATGTGATCGAAAGAGACTTGCTGCCAATCCATCCTGATGCCAAATTGAAAGATTTGATCGGCTTGGTAAAAATCTCTAAGAGAAATATTTTCCCGGTAGTAGATGAGCACAAGGCTCTGCGGGGCATAGTAACTCTGGATGATATCAGAGACATTATGTTTGACAGGGAAAAGCAGGAAAAGATCCTGATACGGGAACTCATGCATAGCCCTCCGGAAATCCTATTGGCTACTGAGAATATGCAAAAAGCGATGGAAAAGTTTGAGCTTTCCGGTGCTTGGAATCTCCCTGTAATCGAGGAGGGTAAATATTTGGGCTTTGTTTCAAAGTCCAGAATCTTCAATGCATATCGCAAACGGCTGATCAAACAAAAGCAAGATTAA
- a CDS encoding M28 family peptidase encodes MQLTIKNILSCLLFLVLFQANGQSIDDKSLIENIKFLSTDGLKGRKTGSEGNSKARDFILDQFKNIGLETHYADYQQKFSFGNKREKKTYENAVNIIGFVAGNSSKKLIVITAHYDHVGIGKPNSEGDSIYNGADDNASGTAALIELAKYFKENRPEHAMLFAALDGEEMGLQGAKALVKDFPFPMDQIVLNINMDMISRNEKGELYASGTYYNPSLRTILESATSGSTPRLLFGHDKPNTGSDNWTQSSDHGPFFNANVPHIYFGVEDHDDYHKPSDSFENIDQQFYIDAVNLILKCTLALDTELPKE; translated from the coding sequence ATGCAACTCACAATCAAAAACATCTTAAGTTGTTTGTTATTTTTGGTATTATTCCAAGCAAACGGGCAAAGTATCGATGATAAAAGCCTGATCGAAAACATAAAGTTTTTGTCCACAGATGGGTTAAAAGGTAGAAAAACAGGAAGTGAAGGTAACTCTAAGGCCCGGGATTTTATCCTGGATCAGTTCAAAAATATAGGGCTTGAAACCCACTACGCTGATTATCAACAGAAATTCTCTTTCGGCAATAAACGGGAAAAAAAGACCTATGAAAATGCGGTGAACATTATCGGATTTGTTGCAGGCAATTCTTCTAAAAAACTAATTGTAATCACTGCGCATTATGATCACGTAGGCATAGGCAAGCCAAATAGTGAAGGAGATTCTATCTATAACGGTGCGGATGACAATGCATCAGGAACCGCGGCTCTGATAGAATTAGCAAAATACTTCAAAGAAAATAGACCTGAGCACGCTATGCTTTTTGCAGCATTGGACGGTGAGGAAATGGGTCTCCAAGGTGCAAAGGCATTAGTAAAGGACTTTCCATTCCCTATGGATCAAATTGTCTTGAATATCAATATGGATATGATCTCAAGAAATGAAAAAGGAGAGCTATATGCCTCTGGCACGTATTACAATCCAAGTTTAAGGACAATCCTAGAAAGTGCAACCTCAGGATCTACTCCTAGATTGCTTTTTGGGCATGATAAACCAAACACAGGGTCTGATAACTGGACACAATCTTCAGATCATGGCCCCTTCTTCAATGCCAATGTCCCGCACATCTACTTTGGAGTAGAAGATCATGACGACTATCATAAGCCGAGTGATTCATTCGAAAATATTGATCAGCAATTTTACATCGATGCGGTCAATCTTATCTTGAAATGTACCTTAGCACTTGATACAGAATTGCCCAAAGAGTAG
- a CDS encoding NTPase — MKYINLLIFILFLNLRLVLAQEGLPQSFFDGKSVVLVSADPGARPLMTWKEVADSVHNSLVQAGGDPVAYFELEKVSLSEAVQLDYAKSFQQRLVKNIVLVTRQKNQMSIHVSVFSGDGKIIPSTALFGVTSENIGATTSSFESVGENQPSHNLLVLDVPEYLAISATESSSSQKFLTKNPLNLDVFKLGIAIEGSSAETGLLSYFRYDMYGKSQAAILADQATQKTGIEQILKQEYPYQIEWLTEAKSEQELIRDKVQFLLVKVEGREADLMRSMGLELTPDASTSEIVVKYYIKLLVRDELYIGPEWDADPDWRVALTNFLRNLKK, encoded by the coding sequence ATGAAATATATTAACCTACTTATTTTTATTCTTTTCCTAAATCTCCGCCTTGTTTTAGCCCAAGAAGGTCTGCCCCAATCTTTTTTTGATGGGAAATCTGTAGTGTTAGTATCAGCCGACCCGGGAGCCAGACCCTTGATGACTTGGAAAGAAGTAGCTGATAGTGTTCATAATTCGCTGGTACAAGCAGGAGGAGATCCGGTTGCATATTTTGAATTGGAGAAAGTGTCACTGTCTGAAGCTGTTCAGCTTGACTACGCCAAATCTTTTCAGCAGCGCCTTGTGAAAAATATTGTTCTGGTCACGCGGCAGAAAAATCAAATGAGCATTCACGTTTCTGTTTTTTCCGGAGATGGGAAAATTATTCCCTCCACAGCTCTATTTGGAGTGACTTCTGAAAATATCGGAGCTACTACCAGTAGCTTTGAAAGTGTTGGTGAGAATCAGCCTTCTCATAATCTTCTTGTGTTAGATGTGCCGGAATATTTAGCGATTAGTGCAACGGAATCATCATCCAGTCAGAAATTTTTAACTAAAAACCCTCTTAATCTTGATGTTTTCAAGTTGGGCATTGCTATAGAAGGCTCCTCTGCAGAGACAGGGTTATTGAGCTATTTTAGGTACGATATGTATGGAAAGTCCCAGGCAGCGATTTTAGCGGATCAGGCAACCCAGAAAACAGGAATTGAGCAGATTCTGAAGCAAGAATATCCTTATCAGATAGAGTGGCTTACAGAAGCGAAATCAGAGCAGGAATTGATTCGTGATAAAGTACAATTCCTATTGGTTAAAGTGGAGGGTAGAGAAGCGGATTTGATGAGGAGTATGGGGTTAGAACTCACCCCGGACGCTTCAACTTCTGAGATTGTAGTGAAGTACTACATCAAATTATTAGTTCGTGATGAACTTTACATAGGCCCAGAATGGGATGCAGATCCAGATTGGAGAGTTGCTCTGACAAATTTTCTGAGGAACTTAAAAAAATAG
- the yjjX gene encoding inosine/xanthosine triphosphatase — protein sequence MNFPKRENFQASEKPLVIVGSKNPVKVACTESAFTEAFSSGFIVNGINAASQVSNQPKGDEETYLGARNRVINSKRTFPEADYWVGIEGGIGEDVHGMHAFAWVFIEHKSGLHGKAKTGTFYLPEAIADLIHSGMELGEADDKFFVQKNSKQNGGSVGILTRGAITRQTYYNQAIVLALIPFLNKELF from the coding sequence ATGAATTTCCCAAAAAGAGAAAATTTCCAGGCTTCAGAAAAGCCATTAGTAATTGTAGGAAGCAAAAACCCTGTAAAAGTAGCCTGTACCGAGTCAGCTTTTACAGAAGCATTTTCCTCAGGATTCATCGTAAATGGAATCAATGCTGCTTCGCAAGTGTCAAATCAGCCAAAAGGTGATGAAGAAACCTATCTGGGTGCCAGAAACCGGGTGATCAATTCCAAAAGGACTTTTCCAGAAGCTGATTATTGGGTAGGAATAGAAGGGGGTATAGGAGAAGATGTTCACGGGATGCACGCCTTTGCTTGGGTCTTCATCGAACACAAATCTGGCCTTCACGGTAAAGCAAAAACCGGCACATTTTACCTTCCTGAAGCGATCGCCGACCTAATACACTCGGGAATGGAGCTTGGTGAGGCTGACGACAAATTCTTTGTTCAAAAAAATTCCAAGCAAAACGGTGGTTCAGTGGGAATTCTTACGCGTGGGGCAATTACTAGACAAACCTATTATAATCAAGCAATTGTGTTAGCGTTAATTCCATTTTTAAATAAAGAACTGTTCTAA
- a CDS encoding YebC/PmpR family DNA-binding transcriptional regulator, which translates to MGRAFEFRKERKFKRWDKMSKVFTRLGKEIVMAVKSGGPDPASNPRLRTIIQNAKGAQMPKDRIEAAIKRASNKDEKDYEEVVYEGYGPFGIAVVVETSTDNINRTVANVRSYFSKAGGSLGTSGSVVFMFDRKAVFRFAKGDFDLEELEFELIDFGLVDIAENEGEIFVYTEFEDFGTMQKVLEEKNIEVISADFQRFPSTLTELDEEQEEIINKMIEKMEEDDDVNQIFTNMA; encoded by the coding sequence ATGGGAAGAGCATTTGAATTCAGAAAAGAAAGAAAATTCAAGCGTTGGGACAAAATGTCCAAAGTTTTTACGCGTCTGGGAAAAGAAATTGTAATGGCGGTGAAATCGGGAGGCCCCGATCCCGCTTCGAACCCGAGACTTCGCACAATAATTCAAAATGCCAAGGGAGCCCAAATGCCCAAAGACAGAATAGAGGCAGCTATCAAGCGTGCTTCTAATAAGGACGAAAAAGACTACGAAGAAGTGGTTTATGAAGGTTACGGTCCTTTTGGAATTGCGGTTGTGGTAGAAACCTCCACGGATAATATCAATAGAACTGTAGCAAATGTGAGAAGCTATTTCTCCAAAGCCGGCGGCTCCTTGGGCACTTCCGGTTCTGTGGTCTTCATGTTTGACAGAAAAGCGGTATTCCGATTCGCTAAAGGGGACTTCGACTTAGAAGAACTGGAGTTTGAGTTAATTGATTTCGGATTGGTTGATATAGCTGAAAATGAAGGAGAGATCTTCGTGTACACCGAATTTGAGGATTTCGGAACCATGCAGAAAGTGCTTGAAGAAAAAAATATAGAAGTAATCAGCGCAGATTTTCAGCGCTTCCCGTCTACTCTTACCGAGCTCGATGAAGAGCAGGAAGAGATTATCAATAAGATGATCGAAAAGATGGAAGAAGATGATGACGTAAATCAAATTTTCACAAACATGGCCTAG